cttagtttcctcttctgtaaaatgacagGTAGACAAGATCATCTAAGGCCCTTTGAGATAAAAAAGCAGGTTTTTtctcaaaaacaatttaaaagattgTAAACAATATAGTAACTACAATATTACAATTTCAAATCACATAGATTTTGATGTATTAGTGACAAACAGCTTTTAACCACCAAAAACTATTCAGAGTTAAATTCTTCAGGAAATTTGAGTCATTTGAAGacttagaatttaaaatttagtatATGGTTTAAACTGGGTCTTTTAGCCCAGCAGTTTCTCAGTTAATCTTATCAGTAGTAGTTGTCTCTGTACCTGGCACTTGGTatcttaaaatgcaaataatgctTCTTCTCAACCCTCTAGAAGGAGAAGTCAAGCTACATAAGGTTGTCAGTTTCAtgctgttgctttttaaaaaagagctctGAGCTGCAGGAACACAGTGTGGGAATAGAGAGCATATGTCCAGAAGAGGAACAAGGCAAGCTCTGGGTGGACAGTAGTGAGGGGCAGTGAGGAGCCCACAGTGGGTGGGCTGGGGCCAGCACAGCCTAGAACAGCAGACTTCATGCATTAGCTGCCAGACGCCACTCTGAACTTCCAGCAGGGGTTTTCTCCAGTAGAGTCAGAGTGTGTGACATTTTATAAAGGTTCAGTGTAATTTCTGTATCTGACAGTCTTTGAGTaaactcccttcccttcctcgtCAGACACTAACGTAGGCCATTTTACAAGTACATTCTCCTCCACCCCGAAAACTGTCCCCATTCCTTGCCTCATTTTCCCCCGGATTAACCAACTGTAAATAAGAAACCATCAAACCAAAGATTTTTGTCGGGCGGTGAGAAGATAGTACATGAAGAGAGGTGATTATTAAGCTACCGTTCATGCCGCAACGGTGcagtaaagaatgaaaaaagaatgacaaacacCTGGATTCCAATTCTAGCTTTGCCGGTGTCACTTGTGTGACCTTCAGGAAATAACTTAATTCCTCTGCGCCTCTGAGGAGCTTAATTCCTCTGAGGGATAACTTAATTCCTAACCTGTAACAGTGGCTAGTTGGGTGCCAGCCTCGCAGTTTTTATGAGAATGGATTAAGTGAGGTGATGTGTGGAACAGAGCCCACtagtgcctagtacatagtaaaCACCCAGATGTTTTGAACTTTTTTCCTATTAGTTCAGTCCTTGCTTCCTTGGCTTAGCTTTAGGGCATAATATATGCTATCATGGAGAAATGGTCATAAGGTCTGAACAACAAAAGTATGTTTAACTACCACTTCGTTACACTCAGTCAGGCAGGTTTTGCTGACATCATGTgaatgtgagtgtgtatatgcaAGTAGCTGAGACTTAAATCTAAAAATTCCTTATTTCAGAAGTTCAGCTATTAATAAAATGTTTGGTTCATAGTTAAAGGAGATTATATTGTACTTTTAAAGGTTGTATTAGCACATGCAaactcacctttttaaaaaaaagaatgcgtCACATGAAGATCATATATGCCATTAATCAGCTCTTGATTATCTTGaataaaagagggaaggaaaatatGGATAATTCACAGCTGTGTGTAATCCAAAAGGTGCTTCTCTGTGACTTCGAATGTCACCAGAAAGAATCTCATTTTGTTTCACACTCAGGCAGCTGGTCTGAGGATCAGCAATTGCTAGAAGTTAATTCCAGACATGTATAATCTGCTAATACATAATGAATTGGGGATTGATCCTCTAAGATGAAGTGTAAAACATTTGTTTTAGAATTGTGTGGTTCTTACATGAGATCCCCTAAACTTTTTTCTCCTCCATCAGGTATAATGGGTCTCTCCCAAACGGCGatagaggaaggaggaaaagtagGTTTGCTTTGTTTAAAAGACCTAAGGCAAATGGGGTGAAGCCCAGCACTGTGCATATTGCTTGTACTCCTCAGGCtgcaaaggtaaaaaataaaataaaataaaaataaaaactaaataaattaacttGGAGAAATTGAAAGACTTGTACTTGCTGTTTATATTCTCTAGCATTCCCTTCACATTCTGTACCAGAAGTTTCCTTTTGTTTGGGTGGGAGAAGACGCTTTGGAGATAGGATATCTGAAGAACTGCCATCTGGAAGAgcataggacttttttttttttatgacaaaCTGGCATCAGAGGGTGGAAATTAGAAGGGAataattcctttttcttattaaaaaggtggggtggggtggggccagGGCTTTATGTAGTATTTGGAATTGTGAAACTCCCTTGAGAAGTAGGGCGTCCTGCTATTACCAGAGAGACCCCgcctgggctgggcagggaaTGTGGTTCATAATATTTGTATTCAGGTACTAGAAGCATGTTTGGATGGGGTGATTTTTTTAACTAAAGATCCTATGGAtgctcttgtttttatttattttttgttttatgatcGTCATGGCTTTTAGCATACTGCCTTGAACACAGTAGACCTCAATAACTATTAAATTGAATCAAAGCTATGAAAGCAAATACCCAATTGTGTCTATAATATAACTTCTCAATCTCCTGGACTATTTAATGCTTCTCACCCCCTTTTTATTTCCCAACCAAGATCTCAAGAAGCTGGGCCACCATTTCAGGACCCTTGGGCTTTTCCTAGACAATAAGGGGGAATTTCAGATCTTTACATTTCCTGTGAATTCCTCTACTTCCAATTTTATAACAGACTGAATTTGATACTGTGGTGAGtgaataaaaattacaaagagtTCTTTGACTTCTGGAAGTATCTATATCTTTAGCTAAGCAGCCCCAGAATGTACATTAATATTACACCATCTGAGGTATATTTTTGTAGGtttaataaaagagagagaaattggcaTACAGTGCCTTGCTCTAGGTCACAGCTCTGGTCCCTGAAGTCAGTtggatttttggctttgtttCATATCCAGTGTGGTGTCTAAACAGGAGTTCTCATGCCTTGAGTAGTCTTCCTCTTTTACTGTTCGAGAACCAGTGAATGTAGAAAAGGGACAGTTTCTTTTAGGTGTTTCTTTCTGCTCCTTTGCAGAGAAGGGATGTACTGATAAATAATAAGCAGGTAGTGGAGTGGAAGGCTTATTGATCCAATCTGAGGAGCTTCTTTCCAGTATTTCCCCACAGAAGTGCTCTTGACATTTTGGGTGTGCCAATTCTTCTCTATACAGGACTGTCCTACGTGTTGTAGGATATTTAATATTCTTGGTCCTCAGCCACTAAATGCCACTTTAAGCCCTCAAATCATTGTGACGGCCAAAACTTGCACCTACGTATTTCCAAATGCCCCTTACACAGCTAATATTACCTCTGGTTGAGACCCACTATCAGAAATCTTTCTGATCCTTACTTCTATAATTTCCTATTCTGtacttttcttcatatttttactGTCATGCTCCTAATGTTTTCATTGTTGGCTCCTTTTCATCTTTACTAGGCAACAAGAATCTTAGGGGTCAAAAATTGACATTTTCCTCTTTCAGTTTTGGAGGGATGTGGTAATGAGGTCGTGAAGAAAACTAATTGTTTAGTCTGGCAGTCATCTGGGATGAGTGGTTAAACCCTGCCTTCCAGTCCAGTGAGAACTTGACATAGTTCTTATTCTCAATCTAAGAGTAGGtctaatagtttaaaaaacaaacaaacaaacaacagaaaaaaaccaGGGCCTGACAATCTCAAAGTACACAAAACCTGTGTTTTTAAATCCCTTTAGCCATTAAGAATTAACTTCCAAAATACTGAGCAATTCTTTCATTGAAAAATCAGTTGCTTAATGCTGAGTTAAAATAATTATAGGTTTTTAAACCTTTAAAACCATTTTGTAATGTTTATGAAGACATAATGTGTAGTAAAACATGTTAAGCACGTGCATGGGAGTGACCTACACTGCACTCTTGAGATTCAGTACCTCCACAGAGAGAGGGGAGTAGGGAAGGACATGTAAGCAGCCTTCATTATATCTgcagtttaatttcttttaaaaaatcagaagcaaaaaATGGCATTAGTAAGAATGATAAAGCTGGGTAGTTAGTACCCAGgtgtttatttattctctttgtatatttgaaaatttcatgATCTTAATTATCTTAAAACTGTGGTTTTAAGGCTTTATCTATTACAGATTAGCTACAAATTGAAACCAAGTAAAATTTTATAATGCCAAAGTTCTAATTAAGAAAGTTTTTTCATTTAGCCTCTTTGCTGCCTATAATCATTCTTCTAtgtctttctgttttccttctatGCAACCTGTTTCCACTTCCTTTGTGCAGGTTTTTCCCCCTCTGCTATTATCGTCAACTCATATACATAGAAAACGCctgaaaacaaaactgaaacgTTCTTTTTAGCAATGTTTTTAGTTTGGCATAAGTCAGAAGTACAGTCATAAGCATTGTATCCATTTCCTTTGGTATGCTTAATCATTCTATGAATTTTTCTGTATCTAGCCCAGCATATGGCAAATATTTGTCATCTACAGAGTCACAGAATGGCTAGGAAAACCAATTATCTCTGCTTATTTGTTAACTTTAAACCTCTTtgagttactttaaaaataagactccTCTTATCTTGCaagattttgtattttctccttatCAGAGCACTACTGAGTACTGCTTTCAGTTTCTACCTGGGATTTGGTTTCGATTaccttataatttaaaatacttataatGGAGACTCAGATTGTATAATGTTTTTATACAGTGAACTTATGTTCTTACTCTATAATTGCTTCAGTGTACAGACATACCTCAGATATATTTGGGGTTCAGTtctagaccaccacaataaagcaaatcacaacaaatttttttggtttcccagtgcatataaaagttatgtttacactatgctgtattctactaagtgtgcaataatagcattatgtctaaaaaaataatgtatatacgttaatttaaaaatactttattgctaaaaaatgctaaccgtcaTCTGACAGTGCAGAGTTggcacaaaccttcagtttgtaaaaaaaaaaaaaaaaaacgcaataTCCGTGAAGCataataaaatgaggtctgcctggaTTCTTCCGCATCCCACTTAACCTAAGAAACCACTGTCACAGCCGAGGTTACGGAAGAGTTATTAATCTCTACCCTAAATTTCAGGGGGAAAATATGTTACACACATAATAAAtagatgacctttttttttttaatgaaaagattaTCTATTTTGATTGACCTACCTGCTAATTTTTGCTATTGATCTTTCCTTCCTTAGgcaataagcaacaaggaccagCATAGCATATCATACACCTTGTCTCGGGCCCAGACAGTGGTGGTTGAATATACTCATGACAGCAACACTGATATGTTTCAGGTATTGTaacatctccatttttttttttttaagttaaaaacctGTTGTAAGTGACTTTTGCTGTGGTCTGATTAAGATTTGTCATATTTTAGtgcatttcattaaaatatatattgatttctAAACCATATATAGAAGTCCATGTAGCATGGTTAAAAGATGGGCTCTGAAATCAGAATTCCTGGTAAACATTACTTAGTTACTCTCTGCCTCCGTTTCCTCCTATAAAGTGCAGATAATAGAACTTCCCTCAGGCGACTATTAGGAGGCTTAAATGTGTTAGTACCTATAAAGTCCTCAGAACTGTGCCAGGTACCTGGTAAACACTTAGCTATTAATATTAGTAGCTATAAtaattattagctattattatctaaAAAAAGGAACCAAGAGAGATTTTGTacacatttatgatttttttttttgctattacttGTCACCTTCCTCTCTAGGCAACTGAAACTACAGGCAGTTTCTAACTGTTCACATCATATATGTGGAGTCAAACTTGCTTCTCAGCACATATTTGGTCAAAGCTATTGGCGataacagtttttatttctctcattctttgtACCAATCCAGTGCTGATGGTTTTATAAATTGATAGATGATGGAAAAGCTAAACCCAAAGACGTAAGCAAAATTCATGATATCTTCTCCCTTAATATTGGGTTTTGTAAGGCCTTGCGCTTTTTtgaaacaaatgggacataaagTACCTAATAATGTTGTTCTTATACTTGTAGTCCCAATgacttttcagtttttctttattttacaagaaTTAAATGAAGATGAATAAGGCCTGGAGGTGTCTTTGCTGTAGTCAGTAACAAAGTATTTCTTAAAGTCACTCTCCCCCACATCCTTTTAATGGAATGCTGAATTTTTTAGAACAGTAGAAATATTTTTAGTTCCAAAGGTCTGAGACCGTTTTCTTTGGATatcatattcttaaaaataaagggaCATCCAATGTTACATTTTTTAACCAACAAATTTCCCCCTAACACTATCCAAACTAAATAAAAACTTTGTACTTGGTGGCAGGATAAAAACACTGAAGAATTTTATCTAAAAGTATGCTGATATAAGGAATTCTTAAAGCTCAACTATGCAAAGAATGACTTAAGAGTCGTCATCTTTGTAAAGGgtcaatattttttcttagtaacggtattctttaattttttatgatactactttataacaaagacaTTAATGAACTGATTTCTAAATGTTTACTTTAAAACTCTGTGACATTTGTCACTTTTGTCATCTCTTCcactgatttccttttttcttttcaacattcatcttccaaaatgaaattaatttataCTTGCTAGACCTTTGAAGATGTTTAATTCACTGACACCTCACCCAGCAGAACTTAGTTCTAAGAACCTTGTCTCTCTGAAATATGGCCAAGAacgaggaagaaaacaaaaaggacacCTAGGCATATAAGATAAATGCCACAAAGTCCATGCACTTTTCCCTGCTCCCTGGAGAATCCCTTAGGCCATCACTAGGAACCTTTTGAAATACTGTTCTTTGAAGTTTGGTTATTTTGATTTCTCAACCCATGGCAGAATTAGAGTAACTAGTTAGAGGAGGGGTATGCTGCTAGAGGCAAATATGCCCAACAGCAATAGATGGTAGCTGACAACCTGACGGAAGAGACACAAGAATCCTGTGAATTATACATAAGACCTCAAAGCACGGCTTTGTAAACCTTTAACATAAGGATCAGCGTTCCTTTACACCTTTATAGCACCTGAAGACATCAGTGCAGTTCAGCTTAATATAAATGGTATTCGTAGTGTAATGTCCTGGAGTCATCATAAAAGATTTACTTTTATGTTCATTATACTCTGTTAAGGAAACTAGAGTAATACATGGTAGACATATTTCTGTCCAAAGgggttaaaattaaaatctgcaGCCACCTAGAAATCTCAGCCATCCTAAACTCTTCATTCCCTGAGGGTTTCATATATTCTGGGTTGTAAGTTCCTACTAAATTTTATTGCTCTAAGTGATTACTACATCAGAGGAAATGTGACAGATTGGTTTTCAAGGGTATAGATGCCCCAGAGTTAAGTATGATAAGTTTGAGCATTAGAAATTTCAGAGGCTTAATGATTTCACCTTACTGTTTGTGCCTTTCTTGAGTGGATTTTCCACTGTGTTCCTTTGAATAGGTTtatagatatttgtttttcccttagattGGTCGGTCGACTGAAAGTCCCATTGACTTTGTAGTAACTGACACAGTTCCTGGAAGTCAAAGTAATTCTGATACACAGTCAGTGCAAAGCACCATATCAAGATTTGCCTGTAGAATCATATGTGAACGGAATCCCCCCTTTACAGCACGGATTTATGCTGCAGGATTTGACTCATCAAAAAACATCTTTCTTGGGGTAAAAAGCTTTTTTCCTAAATGTTGCATTTTATAACCACTTCTATTTCCCAATTACAAATAAACAGAAGCTCACTATTTTTCCTACTAGGAGAAGGCTGCCAAATGGAAGACAtcagatggacagatggatggctTGACCACCAATGGCGTTCTTGTTATGCATCCACGCAATGGGTTCACAGAAGACTCCAAGCCTGGAATATGGAGAGAAATATCAGTGTGTGGAAATGTATTCAGCCTGCGTGAAACCAGATCAGCTCAGCAGCGAGGGAAAATGGTAAGTACTGGATGTAGCTTCTTATTTAACAACAGTAAACGCATAGGGTGAGTTGGACTGAGTGCATTACATATTCCCAAAAACTATTAAATCTTTTGCTGACGCAGAGTACCAAGTATGGCTATCAAGTGCTGACTACCAAATACTATACCAGGAGGATAATATCTTAATGTTTCAATTAGAACACTCtaaaaatttattcttcttttatattatgttaatatattttaaaacctaagctttcccaatttaaacaGCACTCTGTGTATTTTCTACTTGTATCTGTATATCTTTGACCAGCATATTTACCAAAttggaaatattaaaattactGATCAGCCAGatgttttaatcataaattgtCTTTACTATAAAGCTGAAAAGAGGTAAGTTACTGCTCAATATTTTATCCTTGATTTTCAAACCCATCTTTTTCATGACTGCCATTCGagtttcttaaataaacaaccagaGGAAATCTTGATTCTTGAGTAAGGAGCACGTAAGACTGAAACTCTTAGGTAAAAATCCAAAACTCAGTGGTGAATGTGTTTTTTTGATTCTTGTTTCCTCTAGGTGGAAATTGAAACCAATCAGTTACAAGATGGCTCATTAATTGACCTCTGTGGTGCAACATTGCTGTGGCGTACTGCAGAAGGCCTTTCCCACACTCCTACCGTGAAGCATTTAGAAGCTTTAAGACAGGAAATCAATGCAGCACGACCTCAGTGCCCTGTAGGGTTCAACACACTAGCATTTCCTAGTATGAAGAGGAAAGATGTTGTTGATGAAAAGCAACCATGGGTGTATCTGAACTGCGGCCATGTGCATGGCTATCATAACTGGGGAAACAAAGAAGAACGTGATGGAAAAGATCGTGAATGTCCTATGTGTAGGTCTGTTGGTCCCTATGTCCCTCTGTGGCTTGGATGTGAAGCTGGATTTTATGTGGACGCCGGCCCTCCAACCCATGCGTTTAGCCCGTGTGGGCATGTGTGTTCAGAAAAGACAACTGCCTACTGGTCCCAGATCCCGCTTCCACATGGTACTCATACTTTTCATGCAGCCTGTCCCTTTTGTGCACATCAGTTGGCTGGTGAACAAGGCTACATCAGACTTATTTTCCAAGGACCTCTAGACTAACAGACCGTTGTCCTCCAGGACTACATTATACATTTATAAGCTAAGTGATTTGGGTTTTCCAACCTGTTGTCCACATCACAGTTTTTCTGCTCTGGTCATTTGCATTAAgatgagtaatttttttaaacatttataataaatagTAGCAATTTCTGAGCAAAAATCTGGGAAACTCAAGCAAAGGAATTTCCAAAAGTACCAGACTTCTGAATTCtgagttttgaaaatatattttgaggaGAAAAAGACATAGTCTAATTTGATGCCTTCATTTTAGTGTTTTGAATCACCCATCCTCAGTGTTGAAAAATTGTTTTGTATAACTGAGGATACTGTTGGTTCAAACTATGTTAGTTTACAGTTTGTTGCAAACATTGTAAAATACAGCAACATgtatattaactttttttctatttatctttattaTAGAAAATACCTTAGAATGTTCTTGGTAGAGTAGCATGGTAACGATGGTCTCACACTCTTGGTGTGAATGGTAGTTTAGCAAGCATAGCTCAAGGATTTGCAAAGTTAGGAAGAAGGACAAGAgagcctctctccccacccccatctaaaTATGAAATTTGGTAAATTAGAATACTTTGTAAAAACAAATTCATATTAATTACCATTATGTAAGAGGTGTTTGTTTTTAACCACATTGAAGATAatcaggaaagattttttttcctcaatgttTCTCCCATGTGTAGTACTATAACAAAAACTTAATGCTAAGAAACATTTCACATGCTCCTTTGAATATGCAATTTAATCTAGATTATCTATTTTTCTCCCATGATAACTAATCTGTTTTTAGTATCAGCAACATTTGgcaagtttattttttagatataaaCTGTGGTTCATCTGTTCActgtttctagaaaaaaaatcattcccatGAGAAAAAGCATAAATAACAAGAAAGGAGAGTGATTTGATTtgcttttagaaaaagaaatgcttaaTTAACTATCCTGTATTTGGACTTATTCAGGTAAGAAATTTAGAGAGATATAAAGGGTTGAATGACAacagtgctcttttttttttaatctagcagACCAGCCTTAACTGTGGGCTTGAATCCTAAAAGGACAGTTGCCACAGTGTGACTCAAGGAAATGCTTGGTTGGCAAATGAGCACCAGTGACAGCCAAATGGAGGGACATACTTGCATGGTCAGTTTATTCTCTAATTCCAGTAAGTTCTTTGCTTTCAGAAGCAAGAAAAcatttcttctcccctccccccacccccccttttttttttttaacacaccaCAAGGAAAGTATAGACAGTTGCACTACATCAAACCCTTTGTGACACTTGTAGAAATCAGTACACTTTTAGATTAgacagaatcatttttttaatcttttgttttcctttagttcGAAAAATTGTATTATACTTAATTGACTCTAGCAAAATTTTGTATGTGGTAGCACAGCTTTAATTTATCCTATTACAGTGctgttctgaattttcttttggtttttaaaaaacaaaacctgttgcTTAGAAGCCATGAACTATTTTACTTTACTTCAACTTGTCAaaatttccttgttttaaaaaatcatttgggtTCACTCAGGAAATGCATGTCAGGAAACTTTGTATTATAAGTTGACTAGTTGTGATGTATCAGTAACTGCTGTTActcctttttcaaagaaatataattgattttgaaGTTTTCTAGATTGTCACATGCTTTGTGACTAATGCAAGGAAATCAAGTCCTGTGTTGTATTTGTTCTAGTCATTTCTATTCAGGCTATATATTGTAGCTGATTTTTATTTGCAATTAATTTATTCAAACTGAgtaaatacttttcaaaatagaTATTTGAATTTGCCTTTGTGAGTTCATTTTTGCATAACTGAGAATGGGAAACCAGAAGTGAAAACTTGTGGACAAATCTAGTCCACACTCCAAAAATATTCACTTGAAATAGATGAGGAGTTTGCATTTAATGTAACACTTTAAATCTCTGGTTCTCTTGGGAAAGCATCTCTTACTTATCAATAGAGGAACTTCTTTAGTGGTTGAATAATTGAGGCCTTTTTCTAAGTTAAGCCCTGCTGGAGAGATGGCTTGTAGCAAGTTGCGTACTAGACCGTTTAATAGTGCCTCAGTGATCATAAAAGGTTCATGTTCTTCCCGAGGTGCCTGAATTTCCTCCTACCAACTAAGAAAAATCTGGTTCACTTTCTATCAAATTTAAGTTTTGAAAACTCAGGTAATTTAAATCTTTAGTCATACTTTTTCTGTTCAAGCATTTTAATTATTAACTCTTTCATTTTGCCAATGCCTAACGGAATACTTTTACTTATTCAGTTGTATTAAGGGAATGTCAGTATTCTGGCCAAAGAGAAGAAGTTGTATTTAGGTCTCCTAAATGCACTCTCAAGAAAGACAATCTTTATGGCTCAATTCTTTTATCAAAGTGATCTTAATATCTAAATGTTCCTTACATTGTACAGTGAATTAAATTTCTCTTCATCTAAAATGTTAGGGTCATGAAGCAAGACAGGGTAGATATCTAGAAAGAGCAGTCTTTCATCATGTTATCTTCTCGAAGCTGTGATTGCTTACT
This genomic stretch from Balaenoptera acutorostrata chromosome 12, mBalAcu1.1, whole genome shotgun sequence harbors:
- the PELI1 gene encoding E3 ubiquitin-protein ligase pellino homolog 1 isoform X1, which encodes MFSPDQENHPSKAPVKYGELIVLGYNGSLPNGDRGRRKSRFALFKRPKANGVKPSTVHIACTPQAAKAISNKDQHSISYTLSRAQTVVVEYTHDSNTDMFQIGRSTESPIDFVVTDTVPGSQSNSDTQSVQSTISRFACRIICERNPPFTARIYAAGFDSSKNIFLGEKAAKWKTSDGQMDGLTTNGVLVMHPRNGFTEDSKPGIWREISVCGNVFSLRETRSAQQRGKMVEIETNQLQDGSLIDLCGATLLWRTAEGLSHTPTVKHLEALRQEINAARPQCPVGFNTLAFPSMKRKDVVDEKQPWVYLNCGHVHGYHNWGNKEERDGKDRECPMCRSVGPYVPLWLGCEAGFYVDAGPPTHAFSPCGHVCSEKTTAYWSQIPLPHGTHTFHAACPFCAHQLAGEQGYIRLIFQGPLD
- the PELI1 gene encoding E3 ubiquitin-protein ligase pellino homolog 1 isoform X2 — encoded protein: MFQIGRSTESPIDFVVTDTVPGSQSNSDTQSVQSTISRFACRIICERNPPFTARIYAAGFDSSKNIFLGEKAAKWKTSDGQMDGLTTNGVLVMHPRNGFTEDSKPGIWREISVCGNVFSLRETRSAQQRGKMVEIETNQLQDGSLIDLCGATLLWRTAEGLSHTPTVKHLEALRQEINAARPQCPVGFNTLAFPSMKRKDVVDEKQPWVYLNCGHVHGYHNWGNKEERDGKDRECPMCRSVGPYVPLWLGCEAGFYVDAGPPTHAFSPCGHVCSEKTTAYWSQIPLPHGTHTFHAACPFCAHQLAGEQGYIRLIFQGPLD